In Periophthalmus magnuspinnatus isolate fPerMag1 chromosome 9, fPerMag1.2.pri, whole genome shotgun sequence, the sequence AAGATGTCAGGAGAGAGAAGTTGGAGTCAGGCCAGGCATGTTGCTGCGAGCAGGGACTGGTGCTGCAGTGGCTGTCACTGTCTGAAGTCAGACTTGCATCAGAGGATAACAGACCCAGCTGTGGGTACCTCTGTGGGCTAATGGGACTTCGGGGGGGATGGCGAGGGGAGCAAGGGCTGTACCCCAACAGGTGAGATTCACAGGGACGGGGGCGACCGGCGCTTTTTGGGATGTTTTCCTCAAACAGAGTCAtccatgtgggagatgttcccAGCTGACTGCGGAGCTCCAGCTCCTGCATCCTGCGAGCCAGTATGTCTGACACTGTGGTGCTGAGGTCATCAGATGATTCAATAACTGTAGGAAAAACACCCATTTATTTTGGTAAAGATGATACAAAATCAAAGGGTAGTAACATATGAAAGCTACGAGGAAATGCAGCTTTGTTCTATTGCTCAGAGGCTAATAAGCAGCCAAGTATAAACAGCAACAGTTAAATGTTTAGTTACATTAACAGTGAGACCTCCTAGTCCGGTTACATCACCTGTCGTTGTAATAGGAGGATAGCAAAGCACGAATCTCAGCAGACACAGCATTATCCTGCAGTAGCAGGCCCTCACAGGAGGGCGCAGCAAGAGGAGCTGCCAGGTTAGAGTAAGAAGGAAAGATGCAAAAGGGTTTCAAAACAATGTTTTTAGTGAGGGAAAAAATGATTACAGAACAAAAGAGGGCAAGGTTCACACAAAGGGACACGGGAAAGAAAAGGACAAGAAAAGATAAGTCAAGAGTCAGCGATAGACCTCATCTTAagcataaatgtaataaaatgtgaaGACACTTTTAGACATAGCATCACatgcattgtgtttttattttccaatttaataaattaaacagtttattaaaaggAACATACCCATTTCATGATAAAGGGAGCCTTGTTTAGGTGTAACCAGGGCTGGCTTTCGTGGCGATGGAAGTTCAATTTTCATAAGGTCATCACAACATTGCTTCCATTGACCTGGAATAGTTTTAAAGTCACAGTGATCTTCCTGGTAACATCACATTGGGCTAAGCACAACTGCACATTGGGAGTGATGTAATGTAAAGCTACTGATTGTCCAACATGCTGTGTGCATAGCTAAGTTAATAATAATGCTGGGGTGTATATTACCCcagcattattattaatagtaaAGCATCAACTCACTCATGTCATAGAAATGTTGCCAGAAAGCCTCCATCCAGCGATGTGTGTCGTCTCGACTTTCTGTTGTCACGGTGTGCGTGACCTCGTCTGCTCCATACTGATTACTGATGCAAATATTCTGACCTTTACTATTGGGGTCCTTCTCTGATGCTCGTATTCTGGTCTCCTAAAACATGGGGccagcaaaaacaaacatcatcCAGTGACTTTGGTAATGAGGGATCTAGTGCAATCTATTAAGGTTCTCTACAATTACTTTTATTAAGACGTTTTCTAATGAATTTCACAATGCCTTAAGTAATAATATTTATAGCCACTAGATGTCAGTGTCGTTCcatttgctttttaaataaacaacttgTACTGATTGCCACTTCATTTCTTAATACTTTTTCAGTTCAAACACAGATTCTGGCTTTAAGTATATGCCCATACCTGATATCAACCACAGATAGTGAAGATTACGTCTCTtttctataaaaatacataaataacaaaactgatccagatATGTAATGTGCATGTTTATCCTAAGGAActactacagaacagctttgtataaataaaagctcAATCATTATGAGATGGTCTCGTAACATCAGCTTATAGGGCCAAACAAATAATTGAGTGAACCAATAATACTCTGATCTCTGAATCAATATCAGGATTGTTATCCTATTTGGGATCTAAAAGACTTTAGAGCATCAGATCCTACAAAAGAAGAAGAGCCACTGTGGGAAAATGTAAAGGCACCATCATAATCCTTTGTTTGACATTTAAATCAACAGCAAATCAGATGGCTTATCACAGCTTGAACCATTGCCaaaattcaaaaaaataaaaatgttttattttaccttATTGATACCAATGGTGAAGGCTGGTTCAACATTTGCTTCAACATCGTCTTGCCTGTGATAGCAGGAAAGGCTTGTTCCTTTGAGAACTGCATGCACTTTGGTCCAATTCTGGGGCTCTCCTCCTAATTGCTAGTAAAGAATCACACAATTGGGAGAACTTAATTATTGCAGACAAATGACTGAATCTGACTGTTGATCAACATACCTTTACTTTTAATGACCCGCTCATCATTTGTTTAGTCATACAGTGCGGCTGAGCAGCGAGGCGACAACACATGCTGCCATAGAGAGGCAGCCAGTATGAGCACTCCTCTACACAGAcaagaataaaaatatgattcatAAAGAGTCTTATTCCCAGATAGACTTGATGCAGCATGCAGCGCAGTTGAAATGTGCCTTTAACCCCCATTGTCTAACAAAAGGAGAGAGTGGGGTGTAAACACTGGCAGCTGCGGGGAGTGCCAGGAGGTGGAGCAATGAAAGTTTACTGCAGCCTGAAGGGCCAATGAATAAAACACTAGGGGCCTGTCTGTATGAGGGTCTGGGCCCTTGTTAGCACACATTATTACAGCTGTACACAGCAACCACCTCACTTCCAGTGCCTTTATTACTATGACTTTGACAATGGCTGTGTGTCAGCAACATGAATCAATGGTAAAGGGGAAAGGAAGCCTGGAGAATGTGAGGTATTAATGCTAATTATTCAGAAGGAGTAACACAGTGaaggacaaaaacagacagatggCTGTTCTGGCAGTCAGTAAAACAAGAGGTAGTTTTACCGACTGCCTGACTGACTCTTACCATTGCCTGAGATGGTGAGGTCATGTGTGCGAAAGTTGTCCTGGACGTgagacagtttcagtgtagtatGAGCAAGAAGATGGTACTTTGGGCCCCTAAAACACAGCAGTATTAATACATAATTCTTAGAGCTGACAAACAGCAAAtaatagaaaacaaaaatactgaactCACGGTACAGATGGGacaggcagcagcagaggagatGCTGCACCATTACTGATGGGACTACAAGATCCAGGCTCCATAGCTGCTCGGAGCTTCTTTCCGGTGGATCTCCCCAGAGAGGAGCTCAGTTTACTGGCCAGTTTTCTCGGTGTGCTTCCCGCTGAGTAATCATCCTCTGAGCAGCAGCTATACAGCTCCACACGGAGCTCAAACCCAGGGCTTGCCTCACTActtcaaaagaacaaaaagataAAGAAGTGCGCAGCTGCAAGCATCAGTCACAGGATACTTCAGTTTTCTAGAGAAGgttctggctgcagacctccactcAGAGATCCCACCCCGCAGACCTCCACCAGGAGGACTCTCCTTCCACAGGTCCCTAAAAGTAAACAAGCAGTGACCATGCCAAAAGGCTACCAAAGTCCAGTTTCCTGGCTGCTGTTTTCAACGCAACTTTACAAAAGTTGACATAGTTTTAAACTAAAGGCAAGCCCTACCCCTTTTCCTAAACTGAACATTAGAGATTTGAGCCTAATCTTAACCAGACACAAAGCTTACGGCAACAATTTCAAACAAGCTACATCTAATATGCCAGTGCTATTTATGTCCTTACATATGTAGGGCCATATTGACTgttaaatatctgttttttatttgtgttttaaactgctAATTAACCTACGCAGGCAGAGTAGAAACAATACAAGGCC encodes:
- the rtkna gene encoding rhotekin isoform X2, translating into MVPMDKFVDMEEKLWILEDLNMMYIRQIALSLQDSDLQKKIDHEIRMRDGACKLLAACSQRDQALEAAKSLQTCSTRIMAYMSELQRMKEAQVMQKVTRRSSDAGPMDDRQPCKGKVAISDLRIPLMWKDTEYFKNKGELHRCAVFCLLQLGGEIFDTDMVIVDRTLTDICFDNTIVFSEASPGFELRVELYSCCSEDDYSAGSTPRKLASKLSSSLGRSTGKKLRAAMEPGSCSPISNGAASPLLLPVPSVPGPKYHLLAHTTLKLSHVQDNFRTHDLTISGNEECSYWLPLYGSMCCRLAAQPHCMTKQMMSGSLKVKQLGGEPQNWTKVHAVLKGTSLSCYHRQDDVEANVEPAFTIGINKETRIRASEKDPNSKGQNICISNQYGADEVTHTVTTESRDDTHRWMEAFWQHFYDMSQWKQCCDDLMKIELPSPRKPALVTPKQGSLYHEMVIESSDDLSTTVSDILARRMQELELRSQLGTSPTWMTLFEENIPKSAGRPRPCESHLLGYSPCSPRHPPRSPISPQRYPQLGLLSSDASLTSDSDSHCSTSPCSQQHAWPDSNFSLLTSSPSRLRPRTLSLDAKLSTLRGRGYGAFQCSCQTPPTSIVNPLQTSQSPLSLCSTQTTLSCSSSTSSNSSSNSEGSHSLELSEGVPFSRPSPARRSLRNLRARLDPRNWLQSQV
- the rtkna gene encoding rhotekin isoform X6, with product MEIMSSICQMDSDLQKKIDHEIRMRDGACKLLAACSQRDQALEAAKSLQTCSTRIMAYMSELQRMKEAQVMQKVTRRSSDAGPMDDRQPCKGKVAISDLRIPLMWKDTEYFKNKGELHRCAVFCLLQLGGEIFDTDMVIVDRTLTDICFDNTIVFEASPGFELRVELYSCCSEDDYSAGSTPRKLASKLSSSLGRSTGKKLRAAMEPGSCSPISNGAASPLLLPVPSVPGPKYHLLAHTTLKLSHVQDNFRTHDLTISGNEECSYWLPLYGSMCCRLAAQPHCMTKQMMSGSLKVKQLGGEPQNWTKVHAVLKGTSLSCYHRQDDVEANVEPAFTIGINKETRIRASEKDPNSKGQNICISNQYGADEVTHTVTTESRDDTHRWMEAFWQHFYDMSQWKQCCDDLMKIELPSPRKPALVTPKQGSLYHEMAPLAAPSCEGLLLQDNAVSAEIRALLSSYYNDSY
- the rtkna gene encoding rhotekin isoform X4, with the translated sequence MEIMSSICQMDSDLQKKIDHEIRMRDGACKLLAACSQRDQALEAAKSLQTCSTRIMAYMSELQRMKEAQVMQKVTRRSSDAGPMDDRQPCKGKVAISDLRIPLMWKDTEYFKNKGELHRCAVFCLLQLGGEIFDTDMVIVDRTLTDICFDNTIVFSEASPGFELRVELYSCCSEDDYSAGSTPRKLASKLSSSLGRSTGKKLRAAMEPGSCSPISNGAASPLLLPVPSVPGPKYHLLAHTTLKLSHVQDNFRTHDLTISGNEECSYWLPLYGSMCCRLAAQPHCMTKQMMSGSLKVKQLGGEPQNWTKVHAVLKGTSLSCYHRQDDVEANVEPAFTIGINKETRIRASEKDPNSKGQNICISNQYGADEVTHTVTTESRDDTHRWMEAFWQHFYDMSQWKQCCDDLMKIELPSPRKPALVTPKQGSLYHEMVIESSDDLSTTVSDILARRMQELELRSQLGTSPTWMTLFEENIPKSAGRPRPCESHLLGYSPCSPRHPPRSPISPQRYPQLGLLSSDASLTSDSDSHCSTSPCSQQHAWPDSNFSLLTSSPSRLRPRTLSLDAKLSTLRGRGYGAFQCSCQTPPTSIVNPLQTSQSPLSLCSTQTTLSCSSSTSSNSSSNSEGSHSLELSEGVPFSRPSPARRSLRNLRARLDPRNWLQSQV
- the rtkna gene encoding rhotekin isoform X3; the protein is MFCRNQTARATVARGSALEMEIRRGKFRKSVFLDTSQDSDLQKKIDHEIRMRDGACKLLAACSQRDQALEAAKSLQTCSTRIMAYMSELQRMKEAQVMQKVTRRSSDAGPMDDRQPCKGKVAISDLRIPLMWKDTEYFKNKGELHRCAVFCLLQLGGEIFDTDMVIVDRTLTDICFDNTIVFSEASPGFELRVELYSCCSEDDYSAGSTPRKLASKLSSSLGRSTGKKLRAAMEPGSCSPISNGAASPLLLPVPSVPGPKYHLLAHTTLKLSHVQDNFRTHDLTISGNEECSYWLPLYGSMCCRLAAQPHCMTKQMMSGSLKVKQLGGEPQNWTKVHAVLKGTSLSCYHRQDDVEANVEPAFTIGINKETRIRASEKDPNSKGQNICISNQYGADEVTHTVTTESRDDTHRWMEAFWQHFYDMSQWKQCCDDLMKIELPSPRKPALVTPKQGSLYHEMVIESSDDLSTTVSDILARRMQELELRSQLGTSPTWMTLFEENIPKSAGRPRPCESHLLGYSPCSPRHPPRSPISPQRYPQLGLLSSDASLTSDSDSHCSTSPCSQQHAWPDSNFSLLTSSPSRLRPRTLSLDAKLSTLRGRGYGAFQCSCQTPPTSIVNPLQTSQSPLSLCSTQTTLSCSSSTSSNSSSNSEGSHSLELSEGVPFSRPSPARRSLRNLRARLDPRNWLQSQV
- the rtkna gene encoding rhotekin isoform X1 gives rise to the protein MFCRNQTARATVARGSALEMEIRRGKFRKSVFLDTSQDSDLQKKIDHEIRMRDGACKLLAACSQRDQALEAAKSLQTCSTRIMAYMSELQRMKEAQVMQKVTRRSSDAGPMDDRQPCKGKVAISDLRIPLMWKDTEYFKNKGELHRCAVFCLLQLGGEIFDTDMVIVDRTLTDICFDNTIVFEASPGFELRVELYSCCSEDDYSAGSTPRKLASKLSSSLGRSTGKKLRAAMEPGSCSPISNGAASPLLLPVPSVPGPKYHLLAHTTLKLSHVQDNFRTHDLTISGNEECSYWLPLYGSMCCRLAAQPHCMTKQMMSGSLKVKQLGGEPQNWTKVHAVLKGTSLSCYHRQDDVEANVEPAFTIGINKETRIRASEKDPNSKGQNICISNQYGADEVTHTVTTESRDDTHRWMEAFWQHFYDMSQWKQCCDDLMKIELPSPRKPALVTPKQGSLYHEMVIESSDDLSTTVSDILARRMQELELRSQLGTSPTWMTLFEENIPKSAGRPRPCESHLLGYSPCSPRHPPRSPISPQRYPQLGLLSSDASLTSDSDSHCSTSPCSQQHAWPDSNFSLLTSSPSRLRPRTLSLDAKLSTLRGRGYGAFQCSCQTPPTSIVNPLQTSQSPLSLCSTQTTLSCSSSTSSNSSSNSEGSHSLELSEGVPFSRPSPARRSLRNLRARLDPRNWLQSQV
- the rtkna gene encoding rhotekin isoform X5; translation: MFCRNQTARATVARGSALEMEIRRGKFRKSVFLDTSQDSDLQKKIDHEIRMRDGACKLLAACSQRDQALEAAKSLQTCSTRIMAYMSELQRMKEAQVMQKVTRRSSDAGPMDDRQPCKGKVAISDLRIPLMWKDTEYFKNKGELHRCAVFCLLQLGGEIFDTDMVIVDRTLTDICFDNTIVFSEASPGFELRVELYSCCSEDDYSAGSTPRKLASKLSSSLGRSTGKKLRAAMEPGSCSPISNGAASPLLLPVPSVPGPKYHLLAHTTLKLSHVQDNFRTHDLTISGNEECSYWLPLYGSMCCRLAAQPHCMTKQMMSGSLKVKQLGGEPQNWTKVHAVLKGTSLSCYHRQDDVEANVEPAFTIGINKETRIRASEKDPNSKGQNICISNQYGADEVTHTVTTESRDDTHRWMEAFWQHFYDMSQWKQCCDDLMKIELPSPRKPALVTPKQGSLYHEMAPLAAPSCEGLLLQDNAVSAEIRALLSSYYNDSY